In Afipia sp. GAS231, a single window of DNA contains:
- the pks2 gene encoding sulfolipid-1 biosynthesis phthioceranic/hydroxyphthioceranic acid synthase, with translation MDKASVTAVAVIGMACRLPGDINSPDLCWEALLRGDDLVTEIPADRWDADYYYDPEPGVPGRSICKWGSFLDDIGGFDPDFFGITEKEATAMDPQHRLLLETAWEAMEHAGLTKRTIAAETGVFVGLNYGDYQFVHIATDAFDGPYGNTGTISCMASGRIAYALGLRGPAVTVDTACSSGLFAIHQACRSLNDGESKLAFAGGVNVMMEPRRSASASAGGMLSGTGHCHAFDAKADGFVSGEGCVVLLLKRLPDAQRDGDRILGVIRSTAANHNGHTTNIAMPSGKAQTAVYRAALAAAGVDAGTVGMVEAHGTGTPVGDPIEYTSLSEVYGLDNPCVLGASKTNFGHTQAAAGALGMMKALLSVRHGVVPKNLHFEALPDALARIDTGLFVPKETTPWPLDDGQPRRAAVSAYGISGTNVHAIVEEAPKPLSGNGAAIKPGRDGPLLFPLTSSSTVGLQQAAGRLADWVEAQPSDLATPDLAYTLARRRGHRSVRTAVLASTNAELVAALRKVAEGDAIYQEVVGQDERGPVWVFSGHGSQWAAMGADLLANEPAFAAAIAEMEPLIAAESGFSVTDALTSPEKVTGIDQIQPAIFAMQVGLAATMKSYGVRPGAVIGHSMGESAAAVVAGALSLEDGARIICRRSRLMTKIAGSGAMASVELPAQQVLSELMAHGVDDVVVAVVASPQSTVICGATETVRKLVASWEKRDVMAREVAVDVASHSPQVDPILDELYEVLAEIEPLTPNVRYYSATSFDPREEPYCDANYWVDNLRHTVRFSAAVQAALEDGFRVFGELSPHPLLIHAIDQTARSLDMTVAAVAAMRKEQPLPHGLRGLLGDFFATGAMVDFSLLYPGGHLMDAPLPAWTHRSLLLSREGHSSSALRSSVAVHPLMGQHVRLPQQPDRHVWQAEIGTATLPWLGDHQIHGKAALPGAAYCEMALTAARTIFGEASGVSGVRFEQMLLLDEHGQISLGATAEVSGTFAFVVETNEDGMQARRASAVLHKADDEERPAAEDIDELLAAHPTRVEGTNLREAMDLRGIQYGPAFAGLAAAHTAEGNSTTVLAEIGLPSAVRTQQSSYGVHPALLDACFQSVAAHPSVVNASLSGLLLPLGVRQLRVHGPLSTARYCYSRVTATGGAIEADLDILDKQGNVLLTVRGLQMGTGISPGATQARVMAERLLTVEWQQRDLPEVGTTGTGAWLLVTTSDAADLLAAALTDAMKPREAECTTLSWPRRADHRAMAGRLRAEIEKGGYAGVVVITGPKNGNADGESAARGGEYVRHVVRIARELLDIEGASPRLYVITRNAQKVLSDDTPNLDQGGLRGLLRVIGIEHPHLQTTHIDVDERTRTDQVVRQLLLMAPGEDETAWRNDAWYTARLCPAPLHHDERQTTVAEHDRDGMRMHIRTPGDLQTMEFAAFDRSPPGPGQIEVAVTASSINFADVLNAFGLYRSLDGTLPRLGTDFAGVVTAVGSDITNHKIGDHVGGMSADGCWATFVTCDARLATKLPEGMTDAQAAAVTTAHATAWYGLDGLARIKAGDKVLIHSGTGGVGQAAIAIARAAGAEIFATAGSEQRRQLLCDMGIAHVYDSRSVEFADQIRRDTDGYGVDVVLNSVTGAAQLAGLDLLAPGGRFVEIGKRDIYGDTKLGLFPFRRNLAFWGLDLGLMSASHPQQVSGILSTVYRLIAEGVLPMPASTHYPLADAVTAVRAMSAAEHTGKLVLDIPRAGRSSVVRPPEQVAAFRREGSYIITGGLGDLGLFLAEKMAAAGARRIVLNSRSEPTVKVLETIERIRSIGSDVLVERGDIAQAHTAERLLATATAAGLPLRGVLHAAAVVEDATLTNITDELIDRDWAPKVHGAWNLHEATAAAELDWFCVFSSAAALLGSPGQGAYAAANSWLDAFAHWRRAQGLPATAIAWGAWGEIGGGAKFAEDSGAAITPDEGAYAFEQLLRHNRSYTGYSPLIKTPWITSIAERSKFFEMFKAAGKKHSGSGKLRAELAELPLDEWPARLRRLLSEQIGLSLRRSVNPDHPLFEYGLDSLGNLELRIQIENVTGVRITSTDITTVRGLADHLFQKMAPKEENPARPA, from the coding sequence GTGGACAAGGCAAGTGTGACTGCGGTCGCCGTCATCGGGATGGCGTGCCGGCTGCCGGGCGACATCAACTCCCCAGATCTCTGTTGGGAAGCGCTGCTGCGTGGTGACGACCTCGTCACGGAGATTCCCGCCGACCGCTGGGACGCTGACTACTACTACGACCCCGAGCCGGGGGTGCCGGGCCGGTCGATATGCAAGTGGGGCTCTTTCCTGGACGACATCGGCGGCTTCGACCCGGATTTCTTCGGCATCACGGAAAAAGAAGCGACGGCGATGGATCCTCAGCATCGGTTGCTGTTGGAAACCGCGTGGGAAGCCATGGAACACGCCGGGCTCACCAAGCGCACGATCGCCGCTGAAACAGGAGTCTTCGTCGGATTAAACTACGGCGACTACCAATTCGTGCACATCGCCACCGACGCCTTCGACGGACCTTATGGAAATACAGGCACCATTTCCTGCATGGCGTCCGGGCGGATTGCTTATGCGCTCGGGCTGCGCGGGCCCGCGGTCACAGTGGACACCGCATGCTCGTCCGGCCTGTTCGCGATCCATCAGGCATGCCGCAGCCTGAACGACGGAGAGAGCAAGCTTGCATTCGCGGGCGGCGTCAACGTCATGATGGAGCCGCGCAGGTCCGCATCGGCGTCGGCGGGGGGCATGCTGTCGGGCACCGGGCATTGCCATGCGTTCGACGCCAAAGCAGACGGCTTCGTGTCTGGCGAGGGTTGCGTCGTCCTGTTGCTCAAGCGCCTGCCGGACGCGCAGCGGGATGGCGACCGGATTCTCGGTGTGATCCGCAGCACCGCGGCCAACCATAACGGCCACACCACGAACATCGCGATGCCCTCCGGCAAGGCGCAGACCGCGGTGTACCGCGCGGCTCTTGCCGCAGCAGGCGTAGACGCCGGCACCGTCGGCATGGTCGAGGCGCACGGCACGGGTACTCCGGTCGGTGACCCAATCGAGTATACTAGCCTTTCCGAGGTCTACGGCCTCGACAACCCCTGCGTCCTCGGCGCCTCGAAGACCAATTTCGGGCACACTCAAGCGGCCGCCGGTGCGCTGGGGATGATGAAAGCGCTGCTTTCCGTCCGGCATGGCGTCGTCCCCAAGAACCTGCACTTCGAAGCCTTGCCTGATGCATTGGCCAGGATCGACACCGGGCTGTTCGTGCCGAAAGAGACGACGCCGTGGCCGCTGGATGACGGACAGCCGCGACGTGCGGCGGTCTCGGCGTACGGGATCTCCGGAACGAATGTGCACGCGATCGTCGAGGAGGCACCCAAGCCGCTTTCCGGCAACGGCGCGGCCATCAAACCGGGCCGCGACGGCCCCCTGCTGTTCCCGCTGACATCCTCGTCGACCGTGGGACTGCAGCAAGCCGCTGGGCGGCTAGCCGACTGGGTCGAGGCGCAACCGTCGGACCTGGCGACGCCGGACCTGGCCTACACGCTTGCGCGCCGGCGTGGTCACCGCTCAGTGCGGACAGCCGTGCTTGCCAGCACCAACGCGGAGCTGGTAGCGGCGCTGCGGAAGGTCGCCGAAGGTGATGCGATATACCAGGAAGTGGTGGGGCAGGACGAACGCGGTCCGGTCTGGGTGTTCTCCGGCCATGGATCGCAGTGGGCCGCAATGGGCGCGGACCTGCTGGCGAACGAGCCGGCATTCGCGGCGGCCATCGCCGAAATGGAGCCACTGATCGCTGCCGAATCCGGCTTCTCGGTAACCGACGCGCTGACCTCACCCGAGAAGGTGACCGGCATCGATCAGATCCAGCCAGCGATCTTCGCCATGCAGGTCGGGCTGGCGGCCACGATGAAATCCTACGGAGTCCGGCCTGGGGCGGTCATCGGCCATTCGATGGGCGAGTCCGCGGCCGCTGTCGTCGCGGGAGCGCTGTCGCTGGAAGACGGTGCGCGGATCATCTGCCGCCGCTCGCGACTAATGACCAAGATCGCCGGTTCAGGCGCGATGGCGTCGGTAGAGCTGCCTGCCCAGCAAGTACTTTCGGAACTCATGGCGCACGGCGTCGATGACGTCGTGGTGGCGGTGGTGGCCTCTCCGCAATCCACGGTTATTTGCGGCGCAACCGAGACAGTCCGCAAGTTGGTCGCGTCATGGGAGAAGCGCGATGTGATGGCCCGCGAGGTTGCGGTCGACGTGGCATCGCATTCGCCGCAAGTCGATCCGATCCTCGACGAACTCTACGAGGTTCTGGCGGAGATCGAGCCGTTGACGCCGAACGTTCGGTACTACTCCGCCACCTCGTTCGACCCTCGCGAAGAGCCTTACTGCGACGCCAACTACTGGGTCGACAACCTGCGCCACACGGTGCGTTTCTCGGCGGCGGTGCAGGCGGCTCTGGAGGACGGCTTCCGGGTCTTCGGTGAATTATCACCCCACCCGCTGCTGATCCATGCGATCGATCAAACCGCCCGCAGCCTCGATATGACCGTAGCTGCAGTTGCCGCGATGCGGAAGGAGCAGCCGCTACCCCACGGGCTGCGCGGGTTGTTGGGCGACTTTTTCGCCACCGGTGCCATGGTCGACTTCTCCCTGCTCTATCCCGGTGGACATCTGATGGATGCCCCACTGCCGGCCTGGACCCACCGGAGCTTGTTGTTGAGCCGCGAGGGTCACAGCTCCAGCGCGTTGCGTTCGAGCGTTGCGGTTCACCCGTTGATGGGCCAGCACGTACGCTTGCCCCAGCAACCCGATCGCCACGTTTGGCAGGCCGAAATCGGTACCGCGACGCTGCCCTGGCTGGGTGACCATCAGATCCACGGCAAGGCCGCCCTGCCGGGTGCGGCGTACTGCGAGATGGCGCTCACCGCGGCCCGCACCATCTTCGGCGAGGCATCCGGGGTTAGCGGTGTCCGCTTCGAGCAGATGCTGCTCCTCGACGAGCACGGGCAAATCAGCCTTGGCGCAACCGCAGAGGTGTCCGGCACCTTCGCGTTTGTGGTGGAGACCAATGAGGACGGGATGCAAGCGCGGCGCGCTTCCGCAGTGTTGCACAAGGCCGACGATGAAGAGCGGCCCGCCGCCGAGGACATCGACGAGTTGCTGGCCGCGCACCCGACCCGTGTTGAAGGTACGAACCTCCGGGAGGCGATGGACCTCCGCGGCATTCAATACGGTCCGGCATTCGCCGGCCTTGCCGCCGCTCACACTGCTGAGGGAAACAGCACCACGGTGTTGGCCGAGATCGGTCTGCCCAGCGCGGTCCGGACACAACAGAGCAGTTACGGCGTGCATCCGGCACTGCTCGATGCCTGCTTTCAGTCGGTCGCCGCCCACCCCAGTGTTGTGAACGCCAGCCTCAGCGGCCTGCTGCTGCCGCTCGGTGTCCGGCAGCTGCGGGTTCACGGCCCCCTCAGCACGGCCCGCTACTGCTACTCGAGGGTGACGGCGACCGGTGGCGCCATCGAGGCCGACCTCGACATCCTGGATAAGCAAGGCAACGTGCTGCTGACGGTGCGCGGACTGCAAATGGGCACAGGGATCTCGCCCGGCGCCACGCAGGCCCGGGTGATGGCCGAGCGGTTGCTGACCGTGGAATGGCAGCAACGCGACCTGCCGGAGGTGGGCACCACCGGGACTGGCGCCTGGCTTCTGGTCACCACGTCCGATGCCGCCGATCTCCTGGCGGCGGCGCTCACCGATGCGATGAAGCCGCGCGAGGCGGAATGCACCACGCTGTCCTGGCCCCGGCGGGCCGACCATCGGGCGATGGCCGGGCGGCTGCGCGCAGAGATCGAAAAAGGCGGGTACGCCGGCGTGGTCGTGATCACCGGGCCGAAGAACGGAAATGCGGACGGAGAAAGCGCCGCGCGTGGCGGTGAGTACGTCCGCCACGTGGTGCGCATCGCCCGCGAACTGCTGGACATCGAGGGCGCGTCGCCTCGGCTTTACGTCATCACCAGGAATGCTCAGAAGGTGCTGTCGGACGACACTCCCAATCTGGACCAGGGCGGACTGCGCGGCCTGCTCCGTGTGATCGGCATCGAGCACCCGCACCTGCAGACCACTCACATCGATGTTGATGAGCGCACCAGAACCGATCAGGTGGTACGCCAGTTGTTGCTGATGGCGCCGGGGGAAGACGAAACGGCGTGGCGCAACGACGCGTGGTACACCGCGCGCCTGTGCCCTGCTCCGCTGCACCACGACGAGCGCCAAACCACCGTCGCGGAACACGATCGCGACGGCATGCGGATGCACATCCGAACTCCGGGTGACCTGCAAACGATGGAATTCGCCGCTTTTGACCGCAGCCCGCCGGGTCCCGGGCAGATCGAGGTCGCGGTCACCGCCTCGAGTATCAACTTCGCCGATGTTCTCAACGCGTTCGGGCTCTATCGGAGCCTCGACGGGACCTTGCCCCGGCTGGGCACGGATTTCGCGGGCGTGGTGACGGCCGTCGGATCCGACATCACCAACCACAAGATCGGCGATCACGTCGGCGGCATGTCGGCCGACGGCTGCTGGGCCACGTTCGTCACCTGTGATGCGCGTCTGGCCACCAAGCTGCCGGAGGGCATGACCGACGCCCAGGCCGCCGCGGTAACCACGGCCCACGCGACCGCATGGTACGGCCTGGACGGCCTTGCCCGTATCAAGGCTGGCGACAAGGTACTGATCCACTCCGGAACCGGTGGCGTGGGACAGGCTGCGATCGCGATCGCGCGTGCGGCGGGTGCCGAGATCTTTGCCACCGCCGGCAGCGAGCAGCGTCGACAGCTATTGTGCGACATGGGAATCGCGCATGTCTACGACTCGCGCAGCGTCGAGTTCGCCGATCAGATCCGTCGCGACACCGATGGGTACGGCGTGGACGTCGTGCTCAACTCGGTGACGGGCGCCGCGCAGTTGGCAGGGCTCGATCTGCTCGCGCCGGGCGGACGGTTCGTCGAGATCGGCAAGCGCGACATCTACGGGGACACCAAACTGGGACTCTTCCCGTTCCGTCGCAACCTCGCGTTCTGGGGCCTTGACCTGGGACTGATGTCGGCCAGCCATCCGCAGCAGGTCAGCGGGATCCTGAGCACCGTGTACCGGTTGATCGCCGAGGGTGTGCTGCCGATGCCCGCGAGCACGCACTATCCGCTCGCCGATGCGGTAACGGCGGTTCGTGCGATGAGCGCGGCCGAACACACCGGCAAGCTCGTCCTCGACATCCCGCGGGCCGGACGCAGCAGCGTGGTGCGGCCGCCCGAGCAGGTTGCGGCTTTCCGGCGGGAGGGCTCCTACATTATCACCGGTGGTTTGGGCGACCTCGGACTGTTCCTGGCCGAGAAGATGGCCGCCGCAGGCGCCCGCCGGATCGTGCTCAACTCTCGTTCCGAGCCTACGGTAAAGGTGCTCGAGACAATCGAACGCATCCGTTCGATTGGGTCCGATGTGTTGGTGGAGCGCGGTGACATCGCTCAGGCTCATACCGCGGAGCGTTTGCTGGCGACGGCGACCGCAGCCGGACTTCCGCTGCGTGGCGTGCTGCACGCGGCCGCCGTGGTCGAGGACGCCACGTTGACGAACATCACCGACGAACTGATCGACCGCGACTGGGCGCCCAAGGTGCACGGCGCGTGGAATCTGCACGAGGCTACCGCGGCCGCGGAGCTGGACTGGTTTTGCGTGTTCTCGTCGGCGGCCGCGCTGCTGGGATCGCCGGGTCAGGGTGCCTACGCGGCTGCCAACAGCTGGCTGGATGCATTCGCCCACTGGCGGCGCGCACAGGGCCTGCCGGCCACGGCAATTGCCTGGGGCGCCTGGGGAGAGATCGGCGGCGGGGCGAAGTTTGCCGAAGACAGCGGCGCCGCAATCACTCCGGACGAGGGCGCATATGCATTCGAGCAGCTGCTGCGCCACAACCGCAGCTACACTGGCTATAGTCCGCTCATCAAAACACCGTGGATCACGTCCATAGCGGAACGCAGCAAGTTCTTCGAGATGTTCAAAGCCGCGGGGAAAAAGCACTCAGGCTCGGGCAAACTGCGCGCTGAACTCGCCGAGCTGCCGCTCGACGAGTGGCCCGCCCGGCTGCGGCGTCTGCTCTCGGAACAGATCGGTCTGAGCCTGCGTCGCAGCGTCAACCCGGACCACCCGCTTTTCGAGTACGGTCTCGACTCGCTGGGCAACCTCGAACTGCGCATTCAAATCGAGAACGTGACGGGGGTTCGCATCACCTCTACGGACATCACAACCGTTCGAGGCTTGGCGGATCACCTGTTCCAGAAGATGGCCCCCAAGGAAGAGAATCCCGCAAGGCCCGCGTAA
- a CDS encoding trehalose-6-phosphate synthase, whose translation MRAGNRVPPWSCRINVLPSREAVVSVVVVSNRVAGAKAGEPISGGLEAALIPMVSRHGATWLGFGGDVSSACRARNSSADIRALGTGAIVVVDPPIQHYINYYEGFANSVLWPVLHSRVDLIHVTADHFGSYREVNAFMARALMRFDKPDSIFWIHDYHFLPLGAEMRRLGIERPIGFFLHTPWPDRRCMAAVPHHREMVQEMLAYDLVGFQTIEFRQNFEDYLRYELGVTVKNDMIASAWGWTKLATFPVGIDVDEFAARATVAIEQPDVLRLRASLQSSKFVLGVDRLDYSKGLASRFRAFSRMLEIEPGLKRVVSFLQVAAPSRANIRAYRELKADLDTLVREINCRHRQSDWTPIRYLNQEFSQSTLAGLYRTAEVGLVTPFSDGMNLVAKEFIAAQNPVDPGILILSTFAGAAKELDAALLVDPHDVDSMALQIARALAMTIEERRERWQQMVTKLKRGSLQNWFSAFLDALSEARRSPSVPANPPRMILR comes from the coding sequence GTGCGAGCTGGCAACCGTGTCCCACCATGGAGCTGCCGAATCAACGTTTTGCCGTCTCGGGAGGCTGTCGTGAGCGTGGTCGTCGTTTCCAATCGGGTGGCAGGAGCAAAAGCCGGTGAACCAATCTCGGGAGGATTGGAGGCAGCACTAATCCCGATGGTCAGCAGGCATGGTGCGACCTGGCTCGGTTTCGGCGGTGACGTGAGCAGCGCGTGTCGGGCGAGAAATTCCAGTGCAGATATCCGGGCCCTCGGCACTGGCGCGATCGTCGTCGTCGACCCGCCCATACAGCACTATATCAACTACTATGAGGGTTTCGCCAATTCTGTTCTCTGGCCGGTACTACATTCGCGTGTCGATCTCATCCACGTTACGGCCGATCACTTCGGGTCCTATCGCGAAGTCAACGCCTTCATGGCGCGGGCGCTAATGCGCTTTGACAAGCCGGACTCCATTTTCTGGATCCACGATTATCATTTTCTCCCGCTTGGCGCCGAAATGCGCCGGCTTGGAATCGAGCGTCCGATCGGATTTTTTCTGCACACGCCGTGGCCGGACCGCCGCTGCATGGCGGCAGTGCCACATCATCGCGAGATGGTGCAGGAGATGCTGGCCTACGATCTCGTGGGCTTCCAGACGATCGAATTCCGCCAGAACTTCGAGGATTACCTGCGGTACGAACTGGGCGTAACCGTCAAGAATGACATGATCGCCAGCGCATGGGGCTGGACCAAGCTGGCGACCTTCCCGGTTGGTATCGACGTCGACGAATTCGCCGCGCGCGCGACCGTCGCCATCGAGCAACCGGACGTGTTGCGGTTGCGCGCGAGCCTGCAAAGCTCAAAGTTCGTGCTCGGTGTCGACCGGCTCGATTATTCGAAAGGCCTGGCTAGCCGTTTCCGCGCCTTCAGCCGGATGCTGGAGATCGAGCCGGGCCTGAAGCGCGTGGTGTCGTTTCTACAAGTCGCAGCCCCGTCGCGCGCCAATATTCGCGCCTATCGCGAACTGAAAGCCGATCTCGACACTTTGGTGAGGGAGATCAACTGCCGGCATCGTCAGTCCGACTGGACGCCAATCCGCTATCTCAACCAGGAATTTTCACAGTCGACGCTGGCCGGGCTTTATCGGACCGCGGAGGTCGGCTTGGTGACGCCTTTTAGCGACGGCATGAACCTGGTGGCAAAGGAATTCATCGCCGCGCAAAACCCGGTCGATCCGGGCATTCTGATATTGTCGACATTTGCCGGCGCAGCCAAAGAACTCGACGCAGCGCTTCTGGTCGATCCGCACGACGTCGACAGTATGGCGCTGCAGATTGCCAGGGCGCTCGCTATGACCATTGAAGAACGCCGCGAACGCTGGCAGCAAATGGTAACAAAATTGAAGCGCGGCTCGCTGCAAAACTGGTTCTCCGCGTTCCTGGATGCACTTTCGGAGGCCCGCCGCTCGCCGTCGGTGCCGGCAAACCCGCCGCGGATGATACTGCGTTGA
- a CDS encoding S1C family serine protease encodes MKFRVVAIVALWVAMFAGSNAEAGGPYGSINIGNWKGGAYTDQTGAFTHCAAGSQYASGIYFMVMIDKGGGWSLALAHDKWSLKTGEAFPLTLTFDGQQPFNVHGVPIAEKLVRVPMPITSSLITQFRKARAMTAYTQGQLFQFNLDQTAQLLPAVLNCVEKTRRGGIANVGDFVVPAVKPVVANTTEPSGAQPAKPDKLFTQTGTGFLVSTNGHVVTNQHVVDGCVGDIQGNLTGEAPATLRVVSTDETNDLALLQVPGSFKEVAKIKDKAVQSGDSVIAIGFPFHGLLTSDFTVTTGIVSSLSGLLNDTRFLQISAAVQPGNSGGPLLAASGDVVGVVAAKLNALKVVRATGSIPENINFAIKTGALRDFLDNSVVPYQISDAKTELKTTDIARNARAFTLLISCKAKPKNETAKN; translated from the coding sequence ATGAAATTCCGCGTTGTTGCCATCGTAGCGCTGTGGGTTGCGATGTTTGCCGGTTCGAATGCGGAGGCGGGCGGGCCTTACGGTTCGATCAATATTGGAAATTGGAAGGGCGGGGCTTACACCGACCAGACCGGCGCGTTTACGCACTGTGCGGCTGGCAGCCAGTACGCCAGCGGCATCTATTTCATGGTGATGATCGACAAAGGCGGGGGATGGAGCCTCGCGCTTGCTCACGACAAGTGGTCACTGAAGACGGGAGAAGCTTTTCCACTCACCCTTACCTTTGATGGCCAGCAGCCTTTCAACGTTCACGGCGTGCCGATTGCCGAAAAGCTGGTCCGTGTCCCGATGCCGATCACTTCGTCGCTGATCACCCAGTTTCGAAAGGCGAGGGCCATGACGGCCTATACGCAGGGGCAGCTTTTCCAGTTCAATCTCGATCAGACCGCGCAGTTGCTGCCGGCGGTGTTGAACTGCGTCGAGAAGACCAGGCGGGGCGGTATCGCCAATGTCGGCGATTTCGTCGTGCCCGCCGTCAAGCCGGTGGTCGCAAACACGACGGAGCCGTCGGGCGCTCAACCGGCGAAGCCCGACAAACTCTTTACCCAGACCGGCACCGGTTTCCTCGTCAGCACCAACGGGCATGTCGTGACCAACCAGCATGTCGTCGACGGCTGCGTCGGGGATATTCAGGGCAATCTGACCGGTGAGGCGCCCGCCACGCTGCGTGTCGTTTCCACCGACGAGACCAATGACCTCGCGCTGCTTCAGGTGCCCGGCTCGTTCAAGGAGGTCGCCAAGATCAAGGACAAAGCGGTCCAGTCCGGCGATAGCGTCATTGCGATCGGTTTTCCGTTCCATGGACTGCTCACTTCCGATTTCACGGTCACGACGGGCATCGTCAGCTCGCTCAGCGGCCTGCTGAACGACACGCGCTTCCTGCAGATCAGCGCCGCCGTTCAACCCGGCAACAGCGGCGGGCCGCTGCTGGCGGCCAGCGGCGATGTGGTCGGCGTGGTGGCGGCAAAATTGAATGCACTGAAGGTCGTGAGAGCAACGGGCAGCATCCCGGAGAATATCAATTTCGCGATCAAGACGGGCGCGCTGCGGGATTTTCTCGATAACAGCGTGGTGCCGTACCAGATCTCCGACGCCAAAACCGAACTGAAGACGACAGACATTGCTCGCAATGCAAGGGCATTTACCCTTTTGATTTCCTGCAAGGCAAAACCAAAGAACGAGACCGCCAAGAATTAG
- a CDS encoding DUF2786 domain-containing protein — MDRHDIGGLDKLKVRIQALRAKTIDNGCTEDEAMSAAAKVAELLDRYDLSLTDVELRATPCERRVYETHRKKRIPLDDCIGAIAHFCDCRVWREKDAAGESSYVFFGLRPDIEVAHYLTELIDAAVRAELGRFKTSADYGQLRHQERHLANASFALGMVASIADKLMAMKASRDDVNHSTGRGLVVLKTSVVDAEFDKLNMKLRTLRSNSRMVSMMAYEAGGAAGVSVAINPGINEVPPRAAGRTAGKAR, encoded by the coding sequence GTGGACCGGCACGATATCGGCGGACTCGACAAGCTGAAGGTCCGTATTCAGGCCTTGCGTGCCAAGACCATCGACAATGGTTGCACCGAGGACGAGGCGATGTCGGCGGCCGCCAAGGTCGCCGAGTTGCTCGATCGCTACGACCTGTCACTCACCGACGTCGAGCTGCGCGCGACGCCATGCGAGCGGCGTGTCTATGAGACCCATCGCAAGAAGCGAATTCCTCTCGACGACTGCATCGGCGCGATCGCTCATTTCTGTGATTGCCGGGTCTGGCGCGAGAAGGATGCGGCTGGCGAGAGCAGCTATGTTTTCTTTGGTCTGCGCCCGGATATCGAGGTCGCGCATTATCTGACCGAGCTGATCGACGCCGCGGTGCGCGCCGAGCTCGGTCGCTTCAAGACCTCGGCCGATTACGGCCAGTTGCGGCACCAGGAGCGGCATCTGGCCAACGCCTCGTTCGCGCTGGGGATGGTGGCTTCGATTGCGGACAAGCTGATGGCGATGAAGGCCAGTCGCGATGATGTCAACCACAGCACGGGCCGCGGGCTGGTTGTCCTCAAGACCTCGGTGGTCGATGCCGAATTCGACAAGCTCAACATGAAGCTGCGGACACTGCGCAGCAATAGCCGGATGGTGTCGATGATGGCCTATGAAGCCGGCGGCGCCGCCGGCGTGTCGGTGGCCATCAATCCGGGCATCAACGAGGTGCCGCCAAGGGCCGCCGGGCGCACAGCCGGCAAAGCCCGATAA
- a CDS encoding ABC transporter substrate-binding protein produces the protein MEKPQRPRSVDRRTILKTSAAIAAVQVVSPFIITARGETPVRIGMVDPLTGVYAAIAQGEVVGAKFAAEEINKKGGILGRPVELLIEDSANDVGTGVQKTRKLIERDNVSFIIGDVNSGIAIAMAQVTSEKKVLHIVSGGHTDPITGTNCSWNVFRVCNSTTMDANAVASTLMEKFGKKWYFLTPDYAYGHSVQAGFEKLLKAAGGTSSGALVPLGTADYSAYLIQAKAFGPQVLINVMGGGDQVSSLKQFVQFGLDKQMAVGGTLFELEGIRAVPDGARVGWWTMEWWWDQPGVPHVAEFNASIKKITGVAATARNWFGYASVQTLALIANQEKTLDAPKLAHALEGFKLPPEVALQPGAPAFRAGDHELMSTVFVGEAHPPQGDPDNMFTVKNPIPGEKAAGPVENTGCKIQWPA, from the coding sequence ATGGAAAAGCCGCAACGGCCCCGGTCGGTCGATCGCAGGACTATTCTCAAGACCAGCGCCGCCATCGCGGCGGTGCAGGTTGTTTCGCCCTTCATCATCACTGCCCGCGGCGAAACGCCGGTGCGGATCGGCATGGTAGATCCCCTGACCGGCGTCTATGCCGCCATCGCGCAGGGCGAAGTGGTGGGCGCAAAATTCGCCGCCGAAGAAATCAACAAGAAAGGCGGCATCCTGGGCCGGCCGGTCGAACTCCTGATTGAGGACTCGGCCAATGATGTCGGCACCGGAGTGCAGAAAACGCGCAAGCTGATCGAGCGCGACAATGTGAGCTTCATTATCGGCGACGTGAATTCCGGCATCGCGATCGCGATGGCGCAGGTCACCAGCGAAAAGAAGGTGCTCCATATCGTCTCCGGTGGACACACCGATCCGATAACGGGCACCAACTGCTCGTGGAATGTGTTCCGGGTCTGCAACTCCACCACCATGGACGCCAACGCCGTCGCCTCCACGCTGATGGAGAAGTTCGGCAAGAAATGGTACTTCCTGACACCCGACTATGCCTATGGCCATTCAGTGCAAGCCGGCTTCGAAAAGCTGCTGAAAGCCGCCGGTGGCACCTCTTCCGGCGCGCTGGTGCCGCTGGGCACGGCGGATTACTCCGCCTATCTGATCCAGGCGAAGGCCTTTGGCCCGCAGGTGCTGATCAACGTCATGGGCGGCGGCGACCAGGTCTCGAGCCTCAAGCAGTTCGTCCAGTTTGGCCTCGACAAGCAGATGGCGGTCGGCGGCACCCTGTTCGAGCTGGAAGGCATCCGCGCCGTGCCGGACGGTGCGCGGGTCGGATGGTGGACCATGGAATGGTGGTGGGACCAGCCAGGCGTGCCGCATGTCGCGGAATTCAACGCCTCGATCAAGAAGATTACAGGCGTCGCGGCGACGGCGCGCAACTGGTTCGGTTATGCGTCGGTGCAGACGCTGGCGCTGATCGCGAACCAGGAAAAGACGCTTGATGCGCCAAAACTCGCGCATGCGCTTGAAGGGTTTAAGCTGCCGCCCGAGGTCGCTTTGCAACCGGGCGCGCCCGCGTTCCGTGCCGGCGACCATGAATTGATGAGCACGGTGTTCGTCGGCGAGGCGCATCCGCCGCAGGGCGACCCGGACAACATGTTCACGGTGAAAAACCCCATCCCCGGCGAAAAAGCCGCCGGACCGGTCGAAAACACCGGCTGCAAGATCCAGTGGCCGGCCTGA